AGATATTAATCGAGCTTCATACAATAAGTGGGAATCAGGAAAATCTGTACCTAACCAAAAAAACCTTACTGCTCTTGCTACTATTCTTGATGTCCCCGTCACCTATTTCGAATCTGAATACAATATCGTCAATAACTATCTTCAGTTATCTCCCGAAAATCAGGTAAAAGCAGAGGAATATGTTGAGGAGATTCTTCTCTCACAACAAACCTCAAACGTCACTCCACTCTTCTCAGTACAAGTACTATCAGATATCCAACTCTCAGCTGGTCTAGGAGAAGGATTCTTTGACGAATTTGAAACTGAAACAGTCTACTCCGATGAGGAACAATACGGTTACGACATTGCTGCTTGGATTGAGGGAGACTCTATGGAGCCAATCTATAAGAGTGGTGAAGTCGCACTAATTCGTTCAAACGGATTCGACTATGATGGAGCAGTCTATGCATTATCATGGAATGACTCAGTTTATATCAAAAAACTCTACCGCGAAGAATATGGGTTCAGAATGGTTTCCCTGAATAAGGACTATCCTGAAAAGTTCATCCCTTATGAGGATGAACCAAAAATTGTTGGTCTAGTTGTAGGCCACTTCATGCCTGTAGAGGGAGTATAGTCATGAAGCTAAAGGATATTTTAGAACTTGGGACGTATGGTTTCAATCCGGACTGTAAAGTCGAAATTTTCAATATGGACAACTTTGAAGAGCGACTAGAGAATGAAGGATTCGATGAAATTCTTATTCCTCAAAATGAGAATGCTAAAATCTATCCTTACGCATTTTTGATAGAAGATTCTATTTTGATTGCTATGACCGAGGAGGATGAGAATTCCAATGAATGTTAAAGAAATGATTTACATAAAGGACGAACGCATTATCTTTACTCCCGATAAGTTCGAATACGACATCACAGACTACATTAGTGAGCTTATTGAAGAGTTAGAGAAACTCAAAAGGAGATAACCCTATGGGCTATATCGACTACTCTATAGAGCCTCAAAGTGACATAGCCTTTCTCGATATGAAGTCCTTTTACGCTTCGGTAGAGTGTGTGGATAGAGGATTGCATCCGCTCTACACATCATTATGCGTCATGAGCCGAGCAGATAATGCAGCAGGATTAATATTGGCTTCTTCTCCTATGTTTAAGAAAGTTTTCGGAAAAGCAAACGTAGGGCGTTCTTACGACTTACCGTTTGACATAAACACTCGTAAATTCAGCTACCAGAATGCGTGGAAACAGGGGATTGACGTAACACCAAAGTATAAATCTTTCATCGAACACTGGGCAAAGCGTACACTTATTGTTCCTCCACGCATGGACAGATATATTGAGAAGAATTTAGAGATTCAGCATATCTTTCAAGACTATGCCGCTCCAGATGATATTCTCCCCTATTCAATCGATGAAGGCTTTATTGACCTTACTAGCTCACTTTCTTACTTTATTTCTGATAAGTCAATGTCAAGGAAAGGTAAGTTAGATAATGTTTCGGCTATGATTCAGAGAGATATTTACCGTAAAACAGGTATTATCTCAACTGTGGGAATGAGTAATTCCAACCCTCTCCTAGCTAAACTAGCTCTTGATAATGAAGCTAAGAAAACCGCTACAATGAGGGCTAACTGGTCATACCAAGATGTAGAAACTAAGGTATGGTCCATTCCGAAATTAACCGACTTTTGGGGAATTGGTAGTAAAACCGAGATTCATTTACAAAAACTTGGTATTCATTCAATCAAAGAACTGGCCAATTTCAATCCTGATATTCTCAAAAAAGAATTCGGTAAAGTCGGTGTTCAGCTATGGTTTCATGCTAATGGTGTTGATGAGAGCAACGTCCATGAACCCTATAAACCAAAATCACGAGGATTGGGTAATTCTCAAGTACTTCCTAGAGATTACAGAACCCAAAGAGAAATTGAAATCGTATTAGCTGAAATGGCTGACCAAGTTGCTAACCGTCTTCGCTCGGCACATAAAAAAGCTACTGTCGTTTCTATTCATATTGGCTATTCTAGAACTGAGATGAAAAAATCAATTAATGCTCAGAAAAAAATTGACCCAGCAAATCTTCCAAA
This region of Streptococcus suis genomic DNA includes:
- a CDS encoding Y-family DNA polymerase, producing MGYIDYSIEPQSDIAFLDMKSFYASVECVDRGLHPLYTSLCVMSRADNAAGLILASSPMFKKVFGKANVGRSYDLPFDINTRKFSYQNAWKQGIDVTPKYKSFIEHWAKRTLIVPPRMDRYIEKNLEIQHIFQDYAAPDDILPYSIDEGFIDLTSSLSYFISDKSMSRKGKLDNVSAMIQRDIYRKTGIISTVGMSNSNPLLAKLALDNEAKKTATMRANWSYQDVETKVWSIPKLTDFWGIGSKTEIHLQKLGIHSIKELANFNPDILKKEFGKVGVQLWFHANGVDESNVHEPYKPKSRGLGNSQVLPRDYRTQREIEIVLAEMADQVANRLRSAHKKATVVSIHIGYSRTEMKKSINAQKKIDPANLPKTMVGHVLELFRKKYTSGAVRQIGVSYGGFVDENFTLLSLFDDVEQIEKENRLQTAIDVVREQFGFLAIQKGTVLTEGSRNIERSKLIGGHSAGGLEGLK
- a CDS encoding helix-turn-helix domain-containing protein codes for the protein MFSGIRLKERRNEKKYSQSELANLLDINRASYNKWESGKSVPNQKNLTALATILDVPVTYFESEYNIVNNYLQLSPENQVKAEEYVEEILLSQQTSNVTPLFSVQVLSDIQLSAGLGEGFFDEFETETVYSDEEQYGYDIAAWIEGDSMEPIYKSGEVALIRSNGFDYDGAVYALSWNDSVYIKKLYREEYGFRMVSLNKDYPEKFIPYEDEPKIVGLVVGHFMPVEGV